From a single Natronorubrum tibetense GA33 genomic region:
- the truA gene encoding tRNA pseudouridine(38-40) synthase TruA, producing the protein MPTRAFRVAYDGTGYYGFQRQPDVLTVEDAIFDALRGLEVLAPDADKPDGYAAAGRTDAGVSALAQTVALEVPEWLTPRAFNAELPADIRAWAAADAADDFHATHHAAGRTYTYHLYAPPEPAAPVGSIDTSNATERAVDDGRFRAACEALSGSHDYHNLTPDDHNTERAPMLEATRDGDYLVVTVAASGFARELVRRLVSLARDVGTGAEPLAKIDRTLDPDPLPGHEGIAPAPPEPLVLAAVDYPDLEFAVDEDAAASARAIFERRRIDRRTGARVAGQIADGVR; encoded by the coding sequence ATGCCGACGCGCGCCTTCCGGGTCGCCTACGACGGCACCGGCTACTACGGCTTTCAGCGCCAGCCCGACGTTCTCACCGTAGAGGACGCGATATTCGATGCCCTGCGCGGCCTCGAGGTCCTCGCCCCCGACGCCGACAAACCCGACGGCTACGCCGCGGCAGGTCGGACCGATGCCGGCGTCTCTGCGCTCGCCCAGACGGTGGCCCTCGAGGTCCCGGAGTGGCTCACGCCGCGGGCGTTCAACGCCGAACTCCCCGCCGATATTCGGGCGTGGGCGGCCGCCGACGCGGCCGACGATTTCCACGCAACCCATCATGCGGCCGGTCGGACGTACACGTATCATCTGTACGCGCCGCCGGAGCCGGCTGCTCCTGTCGGTTCGATCGACACCTCGAACGCGACCGAACGCGCCGTCGACGACGGCCGGTTCCGAGCCGCCTGCGAGGCACTTTCGGGCAGTCACGATTACCACAACCTTACGCCGGACGACCACAACACCGAGCGCGCGCCGATGCTCGAGGCGACCCGCGACGGCGACTATCTCGTCGTGACGGTCGCCGCGAGCGGCTTCGCCCGCGAACTCGTCCGACGACTCGTCTCGCTGGCTCGAGACGTCGGTACCGGGGCGGAACCACTGGCGAAGATCGATCGGACCCTCGATCCCGACCCGCTGCCGGGTCACGAGGGCATCGCACCCGCGCCCCCCGAACCGCTCGTGTTGGCCGCGGTCGACTACCCTGACCTCGAGTTCGCGGTAGACGAGGACGCGGCCGCGAGCGCTCGAGCGATCTTCGAGCGGCGGCGGATCGACCGCCGGACGGGTGCGCGCGTGGCGGGTCAGATCGCCGACGGCGTCCGGTGA
- a CDS encoding NifU family protein → MSESAQSPEDEVREAVSLFLQRNFPQIQAHGGDSSITEVNLEEGHVEINLSGACSGCGVSPMTTQAIQRRLPSEIDTIDYVSVTTGFDGLSEGTSRDISDDVPF, encoded by the coding sequence ATGAGTGAGTCCGCCCAGTCCCCCGAAGACGAGGTTCGAGAAGCGGTGTCGCTGTTCCTCCAGCGAAACTTTCCCCAGATTCAGGCCCACGGCGGCGACTCCTCGATCACCGAGGTCAATCTCGAGGAGGGCCACGTGGAGATCAACCTAAGCGGGGCCTGCAGCGGCTGCGGCGTCAGCCCGATGACGACGCAGGCGATCCAGCGACGGCTCCCGAGCGAGATCGATACGATCGACTACGTCTCGGTGACTACCGGCTTCGACGGGCTGAGTGAGGGAACGTCTCGGGACATTTCGGACGACGTGCCGTTCTGA